GTCATCAGTTTTCTTGGCGGCATCCTGGGTATAATACTGGGACTGACTGGGACTTTTCTCATAATGTATGTGATAAAACTGGGCATGGTAGTGGTGCTCTGGGCAATAATCCTGGCATGTTCAGTGTCTGTTGCCATCGGCATAATTTCCGGGGTCTATCCTGCGATGAGGGCTGTCAATCTTGATCCGATAGAAGCGCTCAGATACGAATAAAAACGGGGTTAGACCCTACTTTTTTGAAGACAGCAGGCTCTTTATGTCAGAGGCCATGGAGTTCTTTACTGTTTCGTCAAAATCCACATAAATATTCCTGAGAATACCTGTATCGTCGATGAGGAACGCGGTTGGTATGATAAGCACCTGAAAAGGGTCTAGCGACCGCATTTTTTTATCTATTAAAGAGGTAAAGCTGAAACCATTCTTATCCAGAAAGCTTTTTACTGGTGAGGAGTTTTTTTCGAGCGCTACGGCCACCACCTTCAGATCCTTATTGGAGGAAGAAAGGGAGTTAAGGAACTCGAGCTGCTCCAGGCATGAATGGCTCCAGGTAGAGTAAAAAGTGATGATAACGGGTTTGCCCCTGTCGGAAGAAAGGTCGTAGGAGGAGCCCGAAAGCGTCGGGAGCTTTAACTCCGGCACCTGCGACCCGATCTTGATCGAGGACGGGTCGCAAACGGCAAAACTGCCAAGCAATAAGCACAGGGATAAAAAGATAAGTGTCTTTTTCATTTGCCTACATTTTACCATATGTTTACATCCGGGATGCCAAAAGTCAAGGTATGCTGATCTGTGCTATATTGGTTATCAAATGTCAAATATAGCAGAAAACATAATCCGCGTCAGAGAAAGGATGCAAAAAGCTGCCGGCAGAGCAGGCAGAGAGCTTTCGAGCATAAAACTGGTAGCGGTCACAAAGACCGCGGCTGTTGAACAGATAGAAGAGGCTTTTAGGTGCGGTATAGAGGACTTTGGCGAGAACAGGCTGCAGACAGCGGAGCCAAAGATCTTGGCGCTTTCTTTACAAAAGAGCGTAAGCTGGCACATGATAGGGCATTTACAGACCAATAAGGTAAAAAAAGCGCTGGGCCTGTTCTGCCTTATACACGGATTAGATTCCCTTAAGCTTGCAAGGAAGATAGATGAGGAGGCAGGTAAAAAAGGCCTGGTGTTCCCTGTGTTTATGGAGGTGAATATTTCGGAAGAAGCCACAAAATTTGGAATGAAACCGCAGGATGCAAAAGTATTTTTGGTCCAATGCCGCGCTTTGCCTAACATAAAAGTACAGGGGCTTATGGTCATGGCGCCATATTCCCCTGACCCCGAAGCAGCAAGACCCCACTTCAAAAAGGCGGCTTTACTTAAAAAGGAATTAGGTTTAGAATATCTATCAATGGGCATGTCCGGGGATTTTGAAACAGCCATAGAAGAAGGGTCGGACATGGTCAGGATAGGGACTGCGATATTTGGGACATAGGAGAAGAAAGGAGAACTGTAATGGTGGAGAATATCTGGAACACGGCAAAAGCTTTCATTGGCCTGGCTGATGATGGACAAACGGATGATTATTTGCCCAAGTCTGAAAAAGCGGCTGTCGATCTTGGCCCCATCAAGCCCAGGTCCAGCAAAAAGGCCTCCAGCAGCGATTACGAGATCATGCTGTACGAGCCCAGAGCATATGAAGACTCCCTGCAGATCTCGGCGCGTCTAAGGGCAGGGGACCCGGTCATAGTCAATCTT
This is a stretch of genomic DNA from Candidatus Margulisiibacteriota bacterium. It encodes these proteins:
- a CDS encoding TlpA disulfide reductase family protein yields the protein MKKTLIFLSLCLLLGSFAVCDPSSIKIGSQVPELKLPTLSGSSYDLSSDRGKPVIITFYSTWSHSCLEQLEFLNSLSSSNKDLKVVAVALEKNSSPVKSFLDKNGFSFTSLIDKKMRSLDPFQVLIIPTAFLIDDTGILRNIYVDFDETVKNSMASDIKSLLSSKK
- a CDS encoding YggS family pyridoxal phosphate-dependent enzyme yields the protein MSNIAENIIRVRERMQKAAGRAGRELSSIKLVAVTKTAAVEQIEEAFRCGIEDFGENRLQTAEPKILALSLQKSVSWHMIGHLQTNKVKKALGLFCLIHGLDSLKLARKIDEEAGKKGLVFPVFMEVNISEEATKFGMKPQDAKVFLVQCRALPNIKVQGLMVMAPYSPDPEAARPHFKKAALLKKELGLEYLSMGMSGDFETAIEEGSDMVRIGTAIFGT
- a CDS encoding cell division protein SepF, with translation MVENIWNTAKAFIGLADDGQTDDYLPKSEKAAVDLGPIKPRSSKKASSSDYEIMLYEPRAYEDSLQISARLRAGDPVIVNL